In Pantoea phytobeneficialis, one genomic interval encodes:
- a CDS encoding glutathione S-transferase family protein: MYELYAFATPNSIKPAIMLEEIQQAWQLRPVNVRQGEQKQQDFLALNPNAKVPVLVDHSNDMTLSESAAILVYLAEKHQRLLPAAGAPRARVFEQLFFHASAVSPAFGQAGFFNRLASEPQPLAQQRFNTEAARVTGLLDNLLATQPFLAGEAYSIADIAHYGWFWRREFAGVSLDGLPHLARWFDTLSARPAVQRATEKLNAVI; encoded by the coding sequence ATGTACGAACTCTATGCCTTCGCCACACCTAACAGCATCAAGCCCGCCATTATGCTGGAAGAGATCCAGCAAGCCTGGCAACTTCGCCCGGTCAATGTGCGTCAGGGGGAGCAAAAACAGCAGGACTTTCTGGCCTTAAACCCGAATGCAAAAGTGCCGGTGCTGGTTGATCACAGCAACGATATGACTCTGAGCGAATCGGCTGCAATTTTGGTTTATCTCGCCGAGAAACATCAACGCTTATTACCCGCTGCGGGTGCGCCACGCGCTCGTGTGTTCGAACAACTGTTTTTCCATGCTTCAGCCGTCAGTCCGGCTTTTGGTCAGGCGGGCTTCTTTAATCGTCTTGCCAGCGAACCCCAACCCCTGGCGCAGCAGCGTTTCAATACCGAGGCCGCGCGCGTCACTGGACTGCTGGACAACCTGCTCGCTACGCAGCCGTTCCTCGCCGGTGAAGCCTACAGCATCGCTGATATCGCTCACTACGGCTGGTTCTGGCGACGTGAATTTGCTGGCGTAAGCCTCGACGGATTGCCACATCTGGCCCGCTGGTTCGACACCCTTTCTGCTCGCCCTGCCGTTCAGCGGGCGACTGAAAAACTTAATGCTGTTATTTAA